Proteins encoded by one window of Lathyrus oleraceus cultivar Zhongwan6 chromosome 1, CAAS_Psat_ZW6_1.0, whole genome shotgun sequence:
- the LOC127126680 gene encoding glutathione reductase, cytosolic: MARKMLNDGEPDLKKGEEQGKVYDFDLFIIGAGSGGVRAARFSSNFGAKVGICELPFHPISSETIGGVGGTCVIRGCVPKKILVYGASYGGELQDARNFGWELNENVDFNWKKLLQKKTDEINRLNGIYKRLLSNAGVKLFEGEGKIASPNEVEVTQLDGTKLSYSAKHILIATGSRAQRPNIPGQELGITSDEALSLEEFPKRAVILGGGYIAVEFASIWRGMGSSVNLVFRKELPLRGFDDEMRAVVARNLEGRGINLHPRTNLAQLIKTEDGIKVITDHGEELIADVVLFATGRSPNSKRLNLEKVGVEFDKAGAIVVDEYSRTNIPSIWAVGDVTNRLNLTPVALMEASLFAKTVFGGQASKPDYNDIPYAVFCIPPLSVVGLSEEQAVEQTKGDVLIFTSTFNPMKNTISGRQEKTVMKLVVDAQTDKVLGASMCGPDAPEIVQGIAIAIKCGATKAQFDSTVGIHPSSAEEFVTMRSETRRVTGGVKPKTNL, encoded by the exons ATGGCTAGAAAGATGCTTAACGATGGTGAACCTGATTTGAAGAAAGGTGAAGAACaagggaaggtgtatgattttGATTTGTTTATTATTGGAGCTGGTAGTGGCGGTGTTCGTGCTGCTAGATTTTCATCTAATTTTGGAGCAAAG GTTGGTATTTGTGAGCTTCCTTTTCATCCTATTAGCTCGGAAACAATCGGAGGAGTCGGCGGCAC gTGTGTCATTCGCGGTTGTGTTCCCAAAAAGATTTTAGTCTATGGAGCATCTTATGGAGGTGAACTTCAG GATGCTAGAAATTTTGGATGGGAATTGAATGAGAATGTTGACTTCAATTGGAAGAAGCTCTTGCAAAAGAAG ACAGATGAAATAAACAGATTAAATGGAATTTACAAGCGGTTGTTATCCAATGCTGGGGTTAAACTATTTGAAGGTGAGGGAAAGATAGCTAGTCCAAATGAAGTTGAGGTGACCCAATTGGATGGCACTAAGTTGTCGTATTCAGCAAAGCATATTTTGATTGCAACTGGCAGCAGGGCTCAGCGTCCTAATATTCCTGGCCAG GAGTTGGGTATAACATCTGATGAGGCACTAAGTTTAGAGGAGTTTCCTAAACGTGCTGTGATCCTCGGAGGAGG TTATATTGCAGTTGAGTTTGCATCTATATGGCGTGGGATGGGTTCCAGTGTCAATCTTGTTTTCAGAAAGGAACTTCCATTGAG AGGTTTTGATGACGAAATGAGAGCTGTAGTTGCCAGAAACCTTGAAGGTAGGGGAATTAATTTGCATCCAAGGACAAATTTGGCACAG TTGATCAAAACAGAGGATGGCATTAAAGTTATTACAGACCATGGTGAGGAGTTGATTGCGGATGTTGTGCTATTTGCCACTG GTAGGTCTCCTAATTCGAAGAGGTTAAATTTAGAAAAAGTTGGTGTAGAGTTTGATAAGGCAGGAGCAATAGTG GTAGATGAGTATTCACGCACCAACATCCCTAGCATATGGGCTGTGGGTGATGTAACCAACCGATTGAATCTTACCCCGGTGGCCTTGATGGAAGCATCACTCTTTGCA AAAACAGTATTTGGTGGGCAAGCAAGCAAGCCAGACTATAATGATATTCCATATGCAGTGTTTTG CATTCCACCACTTTCAGTAGTTGGTCTAAGTGAGGAGCAGGCAGTAGAGCAGACAAAGGGTGATGTATTGATTTTCACATCAACCTTCAATCCTATGAAAAATACAATTTCTGG GCGGCAAGAAAAAACTGTTATGAAGCTTGTTGTTGATGCTCAGACCGATAAGGTTCTTGGAGCATCTATGTGTGGGCCTGATGCACCTGAAATTGTTCAG GGTATTGCTATTGCAATTAAGTGTGGAGCTACGAAAGCGCAGTTTGATAGCACC GTGGGAATACACCCATCGTCTGCAGAGGAATTTGTGACCATGCGCTCGGAGACAAGGCGTGTTACAGGTGGTGTGAAGCCAAAGACAAATTTGTAA